One genomic segment of Erythrobacter sp. THAF29 includes these proteins:
- the pheS gene encoding phenylalanine--tRNA ligase subunit alpha: MTDLTQQKEAALAAIADAASLDALEEQRLEALGKKGWVSLALKTLGGMSPEERQEAAPAIQAVRAEIAGAIEAKRAELETAELEAQLAREKIDLTLPAPDLPKGSIHPVSQVMDELAEIFADLGFTVATGPEIEDDWHNFTALNMDESHPARAMHDTFYFPDKTADGGEILLRTHTSPVQIRSMQAVAKANPGGAPMRLIAPGRVYRSDSDATHTPMFHQVEGLVIDRDIHLGHLKWTLETFLKAFFERDDIVLRLRPSYFPFTEPSVEADVGYSNEGGRRVVGGNGDDPGHDWMELLGSGMVNPRVLEMGGFDPDQWQGFAWGLGVDRLAMLKYGMNDLRAFFDGDPRWLAHYGFAAVDQPTLSAGVGAGA; this comes from the coding sequence ATGACTGATCTGACACAACAGAAAGAGGCGGCGCTTGCCGCCATTGCCGATGCGGCCTCGCTCGATGCGCTCGAGGAGCAACGCCTCGAAGCGCTCGGCAAGAAGGGCTGGGTGAGCCTCGCGCTGAAGACGCTTGGCGGCATGAGCCCCGAAGAGCGGCAGGAAGCTGCGCCCGCGATCCAGGCCGTGCGCGCAGAAATCGCCGGAGCGATCGAAGCGAAAAGGGCCGAGCTCGAAACCGCCGAGCTCGAAGCGCAGCTGGCACGCGAGAAAATCGACCTCACCCTGCCCGCGCCCGATCTGCCGAAAGGTTCGATCCACCCGGTGAGCCAGGTGATGGACGAACTGGCGGAAATCTTCGCCGACCTCGGCTTCACTGTGGCGACCGGTCCCGAGATCGAGGACGACTGGCACAACTTCACCGCGCTCAACATGGATGAGAGTCATCCGGCGCGCGCGATGCACGACACGTTCTATTTCCCGGACAAGACCGCAGATGGCGGCGAGATCCTGCTGCGTACCCACACTTCGCCGGTGCAGATCCGCTCGATGCAGGCGGTCGCCAAGGCAAATCCGGGCGGTGCGCCGATGCGCCTGATCGCGCCGGGCCGCGTCTATCGCTCCGATAGCGATGCGACCCACACGCCGATGTTCCATCAGGTCGAAGGGCTGGTGATCGACCGCGATATCCATCTGGGCCATCTCAAATGGACGCTCGAAACTTTTCTCAAGGCGTTCTTCGAGCGCGACGATATCGTGCTGCGCTTGCGTCCTTCCTACTTCCCCTTCACCGAGCCGAGTGTCGAGGCTGACGTCGGCTATTCGAACGAGGGTGGCCGCCGCGTGGTCGGCGGCAATGGCGATGATCCGGGCCATGATTGGATGGAGTTGCTCGGCAGCGGCATGGTCAATCCGCGCGTCCTCGAAATGGGCGGGTTCGATCCCGACCAGTGGCAGGGCTTTGCCTGGGGGCTCGGCGTCGACCGGCTCGCGATGCTCAAATACGGAATGAATGACCTGCGCGCCTTCTTCGACGGCGACCCGCGCTGGCTTGCGCATTACGGGTTCGCTGCGGTCGACCAGCCGACACTCTCCGCTGGCGTGGGAGCGGGCGCATGA
- a CDS encoding AraC family transcriptional regulator, with the protein MHAETGNAIAIRFALPSAELRPYVTTYYRTDVVCSASEPVLEDFLHPEWPNLRLMPEGMSDSAIGAADLRQSPAFAVTGPTSVATRFRIRSGRSWGIGLMPLGWSALVDAPAGEYADRFVDGFADPAFAAFHPLMRALQASNGDFEQELALIDQHMALLADRSSDHAVAITAINAALVDPEIASVASLADRVGMNVRSLERLARRAFGFPPKLLLRRQRFLRSLAQFMLDPSMKWLSAIDFQYHDQAHFVRDFKRFMGMSPSAYAALDKPFLVAAAQARMAIAGEAVQGLHEPKAAR; encoded by the coding sequence ATGCACGCCGAAACCGGAAATGCCATTGCGATCCGTTTCGCGCTCCCTTCGGCCGAGCTGCGGCCCTATGTCACGACCTATTACCGCACCGATGTTGTCTGCTCTGCGTCCGAGCCCGTCCTCGAGGATTTCCTCCATCCCGAATGGCCGAACCTTCGGCTCATGCCAGAGGGGATGAGCGATTCCGCGATTGGAGCAGCCGACCTGCGACAGAGCCCTGCCTTTGCTGTCACCGGGCCGACCAGTGTTGCGACGCGCTTTCGTATTCGTTCGGGACGAAGCTGGGGCATCGGTTTGATGCCGCTGGGCTGGTCGGCGCTCGTCGATGCGCCTGCCGGGGAATACGCGGATCGCTTCGTCGACGGGTTTGCCGATCCCGCCTTTGCCGCCTTCCATCCCCTGATGCGGGCACTGCAGGCCTCGAATGGTGATTTCGAGCAGGAACTGGCGTTGATCGACCAACACATGGCCCTGCTTGCCGATCGCTCCAGCGACCACGCCGTCGCGATTACCGCAATCAACGCAGCGCTCGTCGACCCGGAAATCGCCAGCGTTGCCAGTTTGGCAGACCGGGTCGGCATGAATGTCCGTTCGCTGGAGAGGCTCGCGCGCCGCGCCTTCGGTTTTCCGCCCAAGCTGCTGCTTCGCCGCCAGCGGTTTCTGCGCAGCCTCGCGCAATTCATGCTCGACCCCTCGATGAAATGGCTGAGCGCGATCGACTTCCAGTATCACGATCAGGCCCATTTCGTCCGCGACTTCAAGCGCTTCATGGGGATGAGCCCCAGCGCCTATGCCGCGCTCGACAAGCCCTTTCTGGTCGCAGCAGCCCAGGCGCGCATGGCGATCGCCGGCGAAGCGGTACAGGGGTTGCACGAGCCCAAGGCGGCGCGATAG